ttataaaactatTAGTTTGGTAAAGTAAATAAGTGATTACTTTGTTATAGATAGAGCATCTAAATTAGCCAATAAATCTTTCACATCATCCTGAACTTGATTTGACGTGTTTGATAAAGATAAACGTGAACACAAACTACTCAAGGTTTCCATACTTTTGTGAGTATCTTTATACTTTTGTAAATATGCCAACAACATATTAATTATGCTTTGCACTTCATCTTTGATCTTCATCATATCCTTCCCTTTACAGTTTTGCAAtaactttaattttgtttgtGCTAAGTGTAATGGATTATAACCATATTGATCTAAGCATAAGGGATCCGTTCCGGCATTTAAAAGGAGTGTAACTacagatattttgcttgtcacgGCTGCTAAATGTAATGGTGTATTACCTACAGAATCACGAAGATTGGGATCTGCGCCATATTCCAATAACAAACGAACCATGTCTGTATAACCCCTGTAATAGCATATAATATTACtactatgaaatatttattaaaaaatggtaATTTAGTGTTGGTTATGTGGGTCAAATTTACCTGCAAGAGGCAAGATGAAGAGGAGTTCGTCCTTGTTTATCACCACTGTTAGGTGAAACATTAGAATCTAAAAGAATTTTCATTACCATGGTGTTGTTTGTAGCTGCTGCAATTCTCATTCTATGTTGAACAAGACGAGTGTAATCATCAACCAGAGAAACACAGTGACGGTTTCTGCGTTTTTCTTTAgtcaattttattttgctacAATAAACATGTTCTAAAAAGAAGAATGCAGAACATTATTAGAAAAAGATAATTATGTTGTTGAAATATGTATAaggtaattattaatattttcttgttatatattttgttaattattattgCACAAAAATCTGGATTTCTGTAATTTGAATTGAAGGTATCATAATTAAAAAGGATTTACACAGTAACTTACGGTTTACTAAAAATGTTCTAGCTGTTGATGAACCAACAGAATTACACCTGAAGGGGAACTTAACCTCTAAAACCTgcaacaaattattttttatatactttatacgttatattgtgATTACTTCACAAAATTTGTATGATATTTtcttaataagaaaaataagtaGTTATATTAATCacttctatattattataagtaATCTAATTGTtcgctataatttattatagcataaattaataatttcacaTACTAAcaataattacattataaataaCGAAAAAGTATTAAACGCGTTCATATTAATAAGAGGAGAAAAAATCAAAGGTGATCACCAAAATATAGaagtatgtaaaaatattttatataaaaaaacaaTACTTACATTAGGGGATACACCAATATATGGTCTTGAACTACTTGCTGGTGTAGAATTTTGAACACCATCGTGCATATTTGATAAGCAAACAGACGAATTTGGATTAAATATAGTGTGAACAATGCCGGGTTTAATTtcttgtatttcattgtgattatTATTGCAGGTTATTATTGTAGGAGCTGAACTAGCATTACTAATTTCTTCCATTGTCATATCTTCACT
The Bombus vancouverensis nearcticus chromosome 6, iyBomVanc1_principal, whole genome shotgun sequence DNA segment above includes these coding regions:
- the LOC117160247 gene encoding ankyrin repeat domain-containing protein 54, which encodes MTSVDSGIETSNNSDDSSIAQSEDMTMEEISNASSAPTIITCNNNHNEIQEIKPGIVHTIFNPNSSVCLSNMHDGVQNSTPASSSRPYIGVSPNVLEVKFPFRCNSVGSSTARTFLVNQHVYCSKIKLTKEKRRNRHCVSLVDDYTRLVQHRMRIAAATNNTMVMKILLDSNVSPNSGDKQGRTPLHLASCRGYTDMVRLLLEYGADPNLRDSVGNTPLHLAAVTSKISVVTLLLNAGTDPLCLDQYGYNPLHLAQTKLKLLQNCKGKDMMKIKDEVQSIINMLLAYLQKYKDTHKSMETLSSLCSRLSLSNTSNQVQDDVKDLLANLDALSITK